Proteins from a genomic interval of Quercus robur chromosome 9, dhQueRobu3.1, whole genome shotgun sequence:
- the LOC126699681 gene encoding probable serine/threonine protein kinase IRE has protein sequence MSDPQQDPASTSSPSSSTATTPLSLLSKLRKIPRIPTRRRSSKHDQSENENEDEEEEEEEEEEGDQNDGVLDPGNGERDSAEPILEPSSLGLNHIRTRSSHSPLRFTSLNDDAPPTTTTTTTAASAAASGTSESNMSKIPITIPIKSVFSRHPAMLNSDQQIRKKVHWSETRAMRAPSPLNLGLSLGFEVNHASAFAKEIHSPRFQAILRVTSGRKNRNHDIKSFSHELNSKGVRPFPIWKSRAFGYVEEIMVAVRAKFDKLKQEVNSDLGAYAGDMVGMLDKTSESHPEWKEGLEDLLVVAQRCAKMPSTEFWVKCEGIVQNLDDRRQELPMGILKQAHTRLLFILTRCTRLVQFQKESGFEEDHILGLHQCSDLGEYSATQPDFSGPFNVKELSKKQAKNSNGQEKGSQIKKKGQAEQDTSNGADEVEVNTARSNDSASSGYRMSSWKKLPGAAGKNKKGYDALESPSKTGELQIKDEKKTGGEEGIENLDTLPCHPEQSEASAGLQRVNLWDQQNVAYEDLMICRICEVEIPTVHVEQHSQICTIADRCDLKGLTVNERLERVAETLEKILESWTAKSTPRSTDSPRGSFEVARESTLSTHYLDDMSPNKPNSLACIFSEGVLDCVPDADNNLVIDDRCAKASSGGTLTPRSPLLTPRTNQIELLLNGWSALSEHENYQQINKLLDIARSVANVNNCDYVALECMIDKLEELKYAIQDRKVDALVVETFGRRIEKLLQEKYVHLCGQIDDEKVDSNGMVDEESSVEDDTGRSLRTSPINQSSKDRTSIEDFEIIKPISRGAFGRVFLARKRATGDLFAIKVLKKADMIRKNAVESILAERNILISVRNPFVVRFFYSFTCRENLYLVMEYINGGDLYSLLRNLGCLDEDMARVYISEIVLALEYLHSLNVIHRDLKPDNLLIGQNGHLKLTDFGLSKVGLMNSTDDLSGPPDSSTSFFGDDEPKSETSSKREQRQKQAVVGTPDYLAPEILLGMGHGATADWWSVGVILYEMLVGIPPFNAEHPLQIFDNIINRDIHWPKIPEEMSYETHDLINKLLTENPVQRLGATGAKEVKQHPFFKDINWDTLARQKAMFIPTAEGHDTSYFMSRYIWNIEDDHVTGGSDFDDLTETCSSGSYNNEHDEYGDECGILADFNGPNLAVKYSFSNFSFKNLSQLASINFDLVVKSSKESLDN, from the exons ATGTCGGACCCTCAGCAAGACCCGGCTTCGACGTCGTCTCCATCATCTTCAACCGCCACCACTCCACTTTCCTTACTATCCAAGCTCCGGAAAATCCCACGCATCCCAACCCGACGTCGTTCATCGAAGCATGATCAATCCGAAAACGAAAacgaagatgaagaagaagaggaagaagaagaagaagaaggtgatcAAAACGATGGCGTATTGGACCCCGGTAATGGTGAGAGAGATTCGGCGGAGCCGATTTTGGAACCGTCGTCGTTGGGGCTTAATCACATTCGAACTCGCTCATCTCATTCGCCGCTGCGATTCACGTCGTTGAACGACGATGCTCCTCCGACAACAACGACGACGACGACGGCGGCGTCGGCGGCTGCTTCAGGCACCTCCGAGTCCAACATGTCTAAGATCCCGATCACGATCCCGATCAAATCGGTCTTTTCTCGCCACCCTGCCATGTTAAACTCAGACCAACAAATTC GGAAAAAGGTTCATTGGAGTGAAACTAGAGCGATGAGAGCGCCATCGCCACTCAATCTAGGGCTCAGTTTAGGGTTTGAG GTTAATCATGCATCAGCATTTGCCAAGGAAATACATTCGCCTCGTTTCCAAGCGATACTGCGCGTGACGAGTGGGCGTAAGAATAGAAATCATGATATCAAGAGCTTCTCTCATGAGCTCAACTCCAAAGGAGTTCGTCCATTTCCGATTTGGAAGTCTCGCGCATTCGGCTACGTGGAG gaGATTATGGTGGCAGTAAGGGCAAAGTTTGACAAGTTAAAGCAAGAGGTTAATTCTGATTTAGGTGCGTATGCTGGAGACATGGTGGGTATGCTTGATAAGACCTCAGAGTCTCACCCTGAATGGAAGGAGGGGTTGGAGGATTTGTTGGTGGTTGCTCAGCGCTGTGCAAAGATGCCATCTACTGAATTTTGGGTGAAGTGTGAAGGAATTGTACAGAATTTGGATGACCGGAGACAGGAGCTACCAATGGGGATCCTCAAACAAGCACATACCCGCCTACTTTTTATCCTCACTCGTTGCACCCGGCTTGTGCAGTTCCAGAAAGAGAGTGGTTTTGAAGAAGATCACATCCTGGGACTTCATCAGTGCAGTGATCTTGGAGAGTATTCAGCTACACAGCCGGACTTTAGTGGGCCATTTAATGTGAAGGAGTTGAGTAAGAAGCAGGCAAAGAATTCTAATGGGCAGGAAAAAGGAAGTCAGATTAAGAAGAAAGGTCAAGCAGAACAAGACACCAGTAATGGAGCTGATGAGGTGGAAGTCAACACTGCCAGGAGTAATGATTCAGCTTCAAGTGGCTATAGAATGTCATCTTGGAAGAAACTTCCTGGTGCTgctgggaaaaataaaaagggctATGATGCTCTTGAGTCACCCTCAAAGACGGGTGAGCTGCaaattaaagatgaaaaaaaaactgGTGGTGAGGAGGGTATTGAAAATCTGGATACTCTGCCTTGCCACCCTGAACAGTCAGAGGCTTCTGCAGGGTTACAGAGAGTCAATCTCTGGGATCAGCAAAATGTTGCATATGAGGATTTGATGATCTGTCGTATTTGTGAGGTAGAAATACCAACTGTGCATGTAGAACAGCACTCTCAAATATGTACAATTGCTGATAGATGTGACTTGAAAGGCTTAACTGTTAATGAACGGCTTGAAAGAGTTGCTGAGACTCTTGAAAAGATCCTGGAATCTTGGACTGCAAAGAGCACGCCTAGAAGCACTGATAGTCCAAGAGGATCTTTTGAGGTTGCTAGAGAGTCTACATTAAGTACGCATTACTTAGATGATATGTCACCTAATAAGCCAAATAGCTTGGCTTGTATATTCTCTGAAGGTGTGCTTGACTGTGTCCCTGATGCTGATAATAACCTTGTCATAGATGACCGATGCGCGAAAGCCTCATCAGGAGGAACCTTGACACCGCGATCACCATTATTAACACCACGAACCAACCAGATTGAATTGCTTTTGAATGGATGGAGTGCTTTATCAGAGCATGAGAATTATCAGCAG ATAAACAAGTTGCTGGATATTGCTCGTTCTGTTGCAAATGTAAATAATTGTGACTACGTTGCATTGGAGTGTATGATTGACAAGCTGGAAGAACTAAAATATGCCATCCAGGACAGAAAGGTGGATGCCCTTGTTGTAGAGACTTTTGGAAGACGTATAGAGAAACTATTGCA GGAAAAATATGTACATCTTTGTGGGCAGATAGACGATGAAAAAGTAGACTCAAATGGCATGGTTGATGAAGAAAGTTCCGTGGAAGATGATACAGGTCGCAGTTTACGCACAAGCCCTATTAATCAATCTTCTAAGGATCGGACATCGATAGAAGATTTTGAaataataaaaccaattagTAGGGGGGCATTTGGACGAGTTTTTCTTGCCCGGAAAAGAGCAACTGGTGACTTATTTGCTATAAAG GTTTTAAAGAAGGCTGACATGATCCGTAAAAATGCGGTTGAAAGTATTTTGGCGGAGCGTAACATCCTTATATCAGTTCGCAATCCTTTTGTG GTCCGGTTTTTCTACTCCTTCACATGCAGGGAAAATCTATATTTGGTCATGGAGTATATAAATGGTGGAGATCTCTACTCTTTGTTGAGAAATTTAGGCTGCTTGGATGAAGACATGGCCCGTGTTTATATTTCAGAAATT GTTCTTGCTTTGGAGTACCTGCACTCTTTAAATGTTATTCATAGAGACTTGAAGCCTGACAATTTGTTGATTGGTCAAAATGGTCACCTCAAG TTGACAGATTTTGGGCTTTCAAAGGTTGGCCTTATGAATAGCACAGATGACCTATCAGGTCCACCAGATAGCAGTACAAGTTTTTTTGGAGATGATGAACCAAAGAGTGAAACTTCATCAAAAAGAGAACAGCGCCAAAAACAAGCAGTTGTGGGCACCCCTGATTATTTGGCACCTGAGATACTTCTTGGCATGGGACATG GTGCAACTGCAGATTGGTGGTCTGTGGGTGTTATCCTTTATGAGATGCTTGTGGGTATTCCACCATTCAATGCTGAACATCCACTG CAAATTTTTGACAATATAATAAACAGAGATATACATTGGCCAAAGATACCTGAAGAGATGAGCTATGAAACACATGATTTGATTAACAA ATTGCTGACTGAAAATCCAGTTCAAAGACTAGGAGCAACTGGAGCCAAGGAG GTGAAGCAACATCCTTTCTTCAAGGATATAAACTGGGATACACTTGCCAGGCAGaag GCTATGTTCATACCAACAGCAGAAGGACATGATACAAGTTATTTTATGAGCCGGTACATATGGAATATAGAAGATGATCATGTCACTGGAGGTAGTGACTTTGATGATTTGACTGAAACATGCAGCAGCGGATCATACAACAACGAACATGATGAATAT GGTGACGAATGTGGTATTTTGGCAGATTTCAATGGCCCAAACCTTGCGGTGAAGTACTCATTTAGTAATTTCTCATTCAAG AACTTGTCTCAGCTGGCTTCTATCAATTTCGATCTGGTTGTGAAGAGCTCCAAGGAATCGCTAGACAATTAG
- the LOC126699571 gene encoding MYB-like transcription factor ODO1 — protein MGRQPCCDKLGVKKGPWTVEEDKKLVNFILTHGQCCWRAVPKLAGLRRCGKSCRLRWTNYLRPDLKRGLLNEAEEQLVIDLHARLGNRWSKIAARLPGRTDNEIKNHWNTHIKKKLIKMGIDPITHEPLNKEATPPNTLCQSLDQRDIEDNHQESTKICGQASSIDNSSAPTENSSTGESQSLDPGDNDLLMSYIWSDLDDSLWNFPATGEDYSNFGSSSPENYSEFSLNYKDFFGEDFGFGCFSDMDMNSQDMGGKH, from the exons ATGGGGAGGCAACCTTGTTGTGACAAGCTTGGAGTGAAGAAAGGGCCATGGACAGTTGAGGAAGACAAGAAATTGGTCAATTTCATCCTCACACATGGCCAATGTTGCTGGCGTGCCGTGCCTAAGCTCGCCGGCCTCCGGCGTTGTGGCAAGAGTTGCCGTCTCCGGTGGACTAACTACCTCAGGCCAGACCTGAAGAGAGGCCTACTTAATGAAGCTGAGGAACAACTTGTTATCGATCTCCATGCTCGTCTTGGCAATAG gTGGTCCAAAATTGCAGCAAGATTGCCAGGAAGAACCGATAACGAGATCAAGAATCATTGGAATACCCATATCAAGAAAAAGCTTATTAAGATGGGTATTGATCCAATTACACATGAACCTCTTAATAAAGAGGCCACCCCACCAAATACCCTTTGTCAAAGTCTTGATCAAAGAGACATTGAAGACAACCATCAGGAATCAACAAAAATATGTGGCCAAGCCTCCTCCATTGATAATTCTAGTGCCCCAACTGAAAATTCCTCAACTGGTGAATCTCAGTCATTGGACCCAGGTGACAATGACCTATTAATGAGTTACATATGGTCTGATCTGGACGATTCACTATGGAATTTCCCAGCAACTGGGGAAGACTACAGTAATTTTGGATCATCATCACCAGAAAATTACTCTGAATTTTCTTTGAACTACAAGGACTTTTTTGGAGAGGACTTTGGCTTTGGTTGTTTTAGTGACATGGACATGAATTCTCAAGACATGGGTGGCAAGCACTAA